The following proteins are co-located in the Deinococcus metallilatus genome:
- a CDS encoding Asp23/Gls24 family envelope stress response protein, giving the protein MTGSIVISEAALASLIGLTAHEIPGVVGMAPANLKEGLSRVLGRANAREGVVVGREGGEYTADLYVVVAYGVSIPTVARNIKDRVEHIVKTQAGIELKATRVHAVGVQRA; this is encoded by the coding sequence GTGACTGGCTCCATCGTGATTTCCGAGGCGGCGCTCGCCTCCTTGATCGGGCTGACCGCGCACGAGATTCCGGGCGTGGTCGGCATGGCCCCGGCCAACCTGAAAGAAGGTCTTTCCCGCGTGCTGGGCCGCGCCAACGCCCGCGAAGGCGTGGTCGTGGGCCGCGAGGGCGGCGAGTACACCGCTGACCTGTACGTGGTCGTGGCCTACGGCGTGAGCATCCCGACCGTCGCCCGCAACATCAAGGACCGGGTGGAACATATCGTGAAGACCCAGGCCGGGATCGAACTCAAGGCCACCCGCGTGCATGCGGTGGGGGTGCAGCGTGCCTGA